In one window of Scyliorhinus canicula chromosome 17, sScyCan1.1, whole genome shotgun sequence DNA:
- the LOC119952001 gene encoding gastrula zinc finger protein XlCGF17.1-like, translating into MEGKSTVQSGEKPYKCSACGQRFSRSSGLWKHKRRHTGKKLWNCGDCGKRFYDKFRLVNHRHTHTGDKPFTCSVCRKGFITSSHLLEHQRIHAGERPFICSECGKGFTQSARLLQHQRVHSEEKPFKCTNCGKCFKSSGELTRHQHVHSDERPFKCSHCGVGLKSSYDLTVHQRSHTGERPFTCSECGKGFTTSSQLRGHRRTHTGERPFTCSECGKTFAHSSTLLRHKRVHTGERPFACSQCGKRFITSSNLLKHQQLHK; encoded by the coding sequence atggaaggaaagagCACCGTTCAGAGTGGAGAGAAACCGTACAAGTGTTCTGCGTGTGGACAACGATTCAGCCGATCATCTGGCCTGTGGAAACACAAACGCAGACACACTGGGAAGAAATTGTGGAactgtggggattgtgggaaaaGGTTCTATGACAAGTTCAGGCTGGTAAATCATCGTCACACTCACACCGGGGATAAACCGTTCACTTGCTCCGTGTGTAGAAAGGGATTCATtacttcatcccacctgctggaacaccagcgaattcacgctggggagagaccgttcatctgctccgagtgtgggaagggattcactcagtcagcccGTCTGctgcaacaccagcgagttcacagcgaggagaaaccttttaaatgtacGAACTGTGGGAAGTGTTTTAAAAGTTCCGGGGAACTAACACGCCATCAGCATGTTCACTCTGATGAGAGACCTTTcaagtgctctcactgcggggTTGGTTTGAAGTCGTCGTACGATCTCACTGTTcatcagcgcagtcacactggggagaggccgttcacctgctcagagtgtgggaagggattcactacctCATCCCAACTCCGGGGGCACcggcgcactcacactggggagaggccattcacctgctcagagtgtgggaaaacATTTGctcattcatccaccctgctgagacacaagcgagttcacactggggagaggccattcgcctgctctcagtgtgggaagagattcattaCTTCATCCAATTTGCTGAAACACCAGCAACTTCATAAGTAA